Within the Setaria viridis chromosome 3, Setaria_viridis_v4.0, whole genome shotgun sequence genome, the region CGCGCGACGCGAGAAGACGAGGTGAGAGAGACAGAGAGcggagaggggaaaaaaaaacccaacaCCCCCAGCCATCGTCGATACAAACGGAGGCGAAGAGATAgaggcgtcgccgccgccgccgccgccgccgcgccgcagccgccgtcccgcccgccCCCCAATTCGGCGCTCCGATCGCCGGatctcctcgccggcgcccgctGCCGGCAGCCCCGGGGGGTCCCCGATCGGCCCCTCCCCATGCCCGTGCCCCTCCGCGGGTTTCCTCGCGCGGGAGCAGGCgggtggcggccatggcggacCTCGCTTCGACCTGCAAGGTAGGCGCGCGCGCGCCAATTCTCCCCCGATCTCCGCCGATTCCGCGCGAATTCCCCAGGGGGGCTTGGTTGGTTTTACGGGATTTTCCGCGGCCGACTCCGCCCCCGACCCCGCCACCGTAGCTAATTCTGTGACGATTTTagagggatggatggatggattgtGGGAGTTCCGAGTTCCAGCGGTTTTGGTACCAGTGGCACTGGCACCTCGTGGTTTCTAGAAAAGAATGTGGAATTGCTTAGCCTGCCGTTTAGCTTGTTAGTCCACCGCCCACAGTAGTTCAGTCCTGGGTCTTGGAGCTATATGTGTTCTTAGGGGTGGTTCCGTACCGATTTAGCCTGCGAGTTAATTGCTCATGGATTGTGATTGGTAGGCTAGATTGGATCCCTCTGTTGCATGCTGCGATACTTACGTAAGCTACTCCAAGCTTGCTTACGCACTGAAATCTCTGTTCTTTTTAACTCACATGCGGTTCTAGAGTTGATAGTTCGCCTGTAGTTTTTGGCCACATCGATCCGACCCGAGAAGTCTGGTAGTCTGCTTCATGCACACATCATGCTATTGGATTACTCTTGAAGCTCAGTTGATCCTTTCCTTGTCCGTTGCAGGATAAACTTGCGTACTTTAGAATAAAGGAGCTCAAAGATATCTTAAATCAGCTGGGCTTACCGAAGCAGGGAAAGAAGCAGGTCAGcaaatgttttccttttttgtttccaCTTTTCCTACACTTCGTTTCACTTCTCCGGGCATGTACAATTTCTACTGAATGGAGGCATGGTATGCGAGCCTCCAGGGCGGACTCGCAGTCTAGTAATAAATCATTGTTGGGCTTGTCTGCTGCGTACAACTCGCTTTGGTGGTAACAATGGTTTTGCGGAAAGAACTTCAATCAGTATTGCTATTTCAACTCAACTTTGTTTTTATTGTATCTAATCCATTTTCCTAATCGTTGATTACAGGACCTAGTCGACAGGGTGTTGGCGCTGTTATCAGATGAGCAAGGTATGCCTGTCTTTTCTGCATATGCCTCTCTATATCTTTGCCTTAAACTACTGCATTTTTCAATGTTCAATATTGGATAGCCTTTCTTTTCAGTTGTGCTCAAGCCATTAGGTTTCACATCTGTGCCATTATAATTCAGTACGGATCATTTCTAAATCTATCGTCGATCAAGACTTCTTTATTAGAGCATCAGACAGTTTGCATTTTCTTCATCTGAACTGTTAAGTTTGTTCTTTCGATGAAATCTGGTTCTTAAGCTCTATTTGCTTGTTGCAGGTCAGCGCCATCTTGGATGGGGAAGGAAAAATGCTCTTACAAGGGAGGCGGTGGCAAAAGTTGTTGATGACACATACAGGTTAGATTCCATATGTTTGCCAAATTTTCAGGAGAAAATACTTACAGAGAGTAGGTTATGTCAGATGAAGTTATTGACTTAGTTTCTTTTGATGCCTTGATGCTTCCTTTAGCAGGAAAATGCAAGTTCAATGTGCTCCTGACCTAGCGTCTAGGAGCCACAGTGGATCAGATTTCAGTCATTTCAGGCCCAAAGAGGAAGCCAATGACTATTATCATGTGGAGTCTAAGGTCCGCTGCCTTTGCAGTAGTACCATGCTAAATGACAATATGATCAAGGTAgcatatccttttttttttcttttcatttgagAGGCACACGTTACGTGATACTATTTCTTTAACTACAACCAGTTTCTTTTGGTGTCATGTCCTTTGTTAATCTTTTATCTTGCATCTTGTTTTCTGCAGTGTGAAGATGCCAAATGCCAAGTGTGGCAGCATATGACCTGTGTACTCATTCCAGATAGGCCCACAGAGGGTGTTAGCCCTGAAGTTCCGcctcatttttattgtgaattgTGCCGACTGAGCCGGGCAGACCCGTATGTCCTGTTATGACTTGTTTGGTTTACTTTGTTTCCCTTTTATTTTTCAAGAGCAGCTGTTGTGGTGCCCAGCGATAGCTAAATGTAGTGAATCAACTTTGCTATGGTTTTCTTTCTTGTATGGTTTACTGTTTCTTTAGAATATGATCTTTTTCACCCACCATGGGCTTCTTAGAATCCCCTTTTGTTCTACTAATTTCTCCACCTGTGATATAATAATCGATTTTATGGCCTCTTGTTCAACAACCCAGGTTACTACCACTAGGCTAGTGCTTGCTTGGTTGCCTGATGATGCTCTTAGTTTGATATGTTTTTTATGTTGGTACCCAGATGAATGCTATTGAATTTGCCATTTTATTTAACAGGAGTATGCTATGCACCTATCCTTTTTTAAATGTATATTTACGTATTATGTGATATGTGAAAACACTCATTCCTTAGGTTAAGTAACACTGTTATTTGTATTTGCCTGAGTTTATAGTGTGCCTATTAAGCGTCTACTTATCTTTGCTTGGGTTGAACACGTTAATGGTTTATTTCCTTTTGCAACAAATATGACATGAAAATGAAATAGTCTGTTTTATTGAAGACTAAACATCTAGGCGTGTCTAGTTTTTTGTGCAATTGAAGTTGCTATGCCTTTTGGTCAGTGCCTCAAATGTATTATGACCAAAAGCCACTGGTGAAACTTTGTAAATCTATTTAGGTTCTCTGATCTTGGCAATTTACTTGAACAGCTTTACTTAAAAGTTCTAATTGTTTACTTCTGGGAATTGCAATTCTTGTTTGCATTATTTAATTTGACCCTTTGAATTTGCAGGTTTTGGCTGACTATAGGAAATCCATTACTCCCTGTGAAATTCATGTCTTCTGGTGTTGGAAATGATGGGTGGGTATATACTGGAACTTGTTTTGCTTGCCATATTTTCTCTTACAGCTGTCTTACGTAATGTGCAATGTGcctattcttttttttggagGTTGTCAATACCCGTACTTTTATGTTTGTCATAGttaatattaattttaactttgAGAAGGAAAGTTGATGCTGTATTGTTTTCAGTAGTTAATTTTTAGCCATATGTATATCTATTATCCTCTTGCTGCTGTGCTAGGCATAAATATATGCTTGTTATACAGTCAACATTTGCTAATATCTCCAACAGTCCTATAGGGGTTACTTCAGTTCAGAATCTTTTGTTAGTCATTAAATTCCATCGCAGATTTGATAATCCTCCCTGTCTTGATAATTGTTGATACAGCATAAAACCGTCCATTAATATTAATGTGTTAAAATGGTTAGCACTAATGCTCATTTGTATATAACTACAATCTATTGAATTGGTGTTAGAATGTTCTACATCTTTGAAAGTACAATATTTATCATCTTTGCTTCTTAATTGTTAAGATTCATTATTAGTGTGTCTTGGCATCCAAATGCATGGGACTAAGGCCGTCTGTAGTTGTGTTTTGGCACATCTATTAGATAATAGTGTTTCATTGAGTAGACTTAACTATTCTGCTATTTAATTTGTATTCTGGATTGATGTTGTTGGGTTACTTATGCATAAATGTGTTCTTGTGAAACCTTTTATATCTCTAGAACAAGTGTATCCCAAAGTGTGGAGAAGACCTTCCAACTTTCTCGATCAGATAGAGAAACAATTCAGAGACCAGAATTTGAGCTCCAGGTTTGCGCTCTCTTCTGCAAACTGAATTTCACTTGCCTAGATCCTGATAAAATATTGCACACTTAATTATGTTCTTTCTGCAACATAACATGGAATTTCTTTGATTTCTCATGTACCCCAATGATTTATATTTCACATCATTGTGAACTGTGTGTACCATATAGACTCGAGCATTGCACATTGAGAACATTTGCTTCTGTAAAAAAATCATgattccatggactaaagtttatcATGTCGTAGCAGGAAGACACTTGAACACTCTCACTGGCTCTGTTGTACTGCCTTGTTAACTAGAGATTATGTTTGTGGGTCTGGTGGACAGGTTTGGTGCATTCTTATAAATGACAAAGTCCAATTCAGGATGCAATGGCCTCAATATGCAGAATTGCAAGTGAATGGTAATGTTCAAAGTTTTCTTGTATAACTTGGATTTATTGAAATGCATTCAAACTGAAAACTTGGCCTATATGCTGTACAGCTGTAGTTGAGACACATACGATTAATTTACATCGATATCTGATGAAATTAAGGGATTTTCAGTTTGATCTTTGTTCCATTTGTTCAGGTATTCCTGTACGAGTAGTGACCAGACCTGGTTCGCAGTTACTAGGGATAAATGGACGGGATGACGGGCCACTGGTGAGTTAATTCTTACTTTGTCCCACTGGTAGGATCTAGATGCTGGTTGGATGGCGATGTTGTACTAGCCTTTGTTTCCTTGGAGGATGTTTTTAACCAACATTTCCGTCATCTTTTGATCATCAGGTCCTGTTCTGTTTGGTTCACTTACACCTTTAAAATGGATTCCCTTTAGAACAGAATATAAGCTTGTTTTTCATCTATTTGAAGTATGAGCTATGCTACGCTTCTGGTTTCTGCTGTTTTGAGGTCTCCTGTGTCTTGTAGCATTCTTTATAACTGTATGATACACTTATTAAGTTCTGAGCATACTGGCATTCTCAGACATTTAGCTACATGTATTTTGGCACTATACAGATTTCACTTAGTTTTCTTGTGCTTTCCTGAAGCCTGGAGTTATAAGTGTCGAAAAATTgcctttttttaataaaatagtGCAAGTTCATGATTCATAATGTATATCTACTCATGGAATACAGGAATAGTTACTTTATGGGAATCAGAAAATTCAAAGATAGGGACTGCTATATAAACTGCTTGCTAAGATACTGTATCACAAGTTCTTTCTAATCAGTAAAGCCTTGGAACCCTGTGTAGAATCGAGACTTGGTTGCATTTACAAAAGCAGCATGCTATATCAATTGTTAAGCAACTCTTCATTGGCTGAGTTGGCTTACTCATCACTACTTGGGTCAGATGCACACATTTTGGCCAAACCATCTACAGATATCAATGGAGAAGTTACAATATAGTACTGCTTCTTTGTTTCCTGTTGCCCCCACACTAGTTGCCAGCTCCAGTCCTGCTTTGCACACATGTTGCCAGCTCCGATCCTGCTTTTTTCTACACAATGTTTGTCATTAACTAGTGAAGCACATGGTTTACTTGTGCATGAGGCTGGGCATATCATGTCACTCAGAAGTGATCTGCTGCATGTGAGTGTGTGACAATGAGATTTATGGCCCAAAGAAGCTGTTTTTTTTGGCATAAATTGTCGTGCCTTGAATTGGCTGGGCTCACAAGTTTATATTCGATCATGGTACCCTGCATCATAGGTTTAGTAGGATTGTAAACCTAATGAATTGGATATGCAAACCATTGCCATACAGAATTGGATGCGCAATCAACAGCATCATGTTCCACGCAATAGTTAAACACCATTTTGATGGCACTATAAGCCATACAGAATCGGATATGCAATCAACAGCATCATGTTCCACACAATAATCTAACACCATTTTGATGGCATTATGATAAGAGATCATTTTTCACCATAGACGTAATAGTACATAGCCCTGGTGTTGATGTGAGGCATGTCAATGATGCAGTAGCCAATTTCTGGTTTTATCATGAAAGTTCCTAGTGCCAATGTAAAACATGCAATAAGGCAATATTTAAGTTAGCACTCTTCTATCTGTATCTGACATTCAGAGATATGAAGCAATTGGGTGTACGTTTCTAGTGGATGAAGCAAAGTTTCACTTTCGTAGTTTAGTTTGATCACAACATTGTATTACTTAGAATTTTGTTTCCCAAGTTCTCTGTTCATAGGTTCAACTTGTCATTCTTGTGTTTGCCCATTTGCAGGTAACCACATGCAGTCTAAGAGAAGGAATCAATAAAATCAGCTTATCAAGAGTTGATACTCGAACATTTTGCTTTGGAGTCCGAATTGTTAGGAGGAGGACTATTGCTCAGGTTTTGTTCATCTGATTTGCTACTTATCATGCAGTTGAAATGATTTATGGTATTATGTGATTTCCTGTTTTATAAGTAGTGCCTATATATTGACAACTTTTAGCTTGTTTCATGTTTAATATTATGTTTCAAACTTGAGTAGTGTAAATTATGTTAATTATGTGTTATGGACGAGCtaaccaaatgggtggaagttTTATGTATGAGTATCACAGTATCAACAACAGTTTGTTAATAATTCTTGTAAAAGCTCGCGCTGTTTTTTAATTTTGCTGTTTTTTAATGCTATGGCTAGATCATACCTATTACATTATTTACCATACCTACCCTCCTCTGACACTATTATTGATGTCCAGGTATTAAGCTTGATCCCAAAGGAAGGTGAAGGGGAGTCTTTTATGGATGCTCTTGCTCGTGTCCGGCGCTGTCTTGGAGGTGGAGGTGCTACAGATAATGCTGATAGTGACAGCGATCTGGAAGTGGTTACTGAATCTGTTACGGTCAACCTTCGTTGTCCTGTGAGTTTTCTTCTGCAGATATCcttttttgttgttgtagtttatttttaaaaaaaaggtgcTATCAGTACCATTTACCTTTTCCAGTTTTCTCTTCATAGGTAATTAGGTAATAGCAACCAGCCATGTTCTACCAGGGTTGTTGTTTTTGTGCTCAGCTAGCCTAGTAGTATTAGGAAAGAGTTGCAACTATTATGTACTAGTACATAGAAGCAAACATAAGCATTGTCATACGTGCTCTCCTTGCCAGCATATGTTTTCTGGTGGGCTATAGCTGGCATGTTGAGCTAAGCTTATGTGATGCTTTTTATTAGTGTGATTTGCAGTATTGGAATTTTATCTAACTTTTTTCCCAaatacattttatttttcagaATAGTGGATCCAGAATGAGGATTGCTGGAAGGTTCAAGCCTTGCGTTCACATGGGTTGTTTTGATCTTGAAACTTTTGTGGAACTGAATCAACGCTCTCGCAAGGTCAGAATTTGTGCCTGCAGAAGCACATCCAAATTTATATGTGCTGGCCTGTTTGAACATCTGTCCTAGCGGTGTTTTGGCCGAGGCCAGGCCTAATTTCTGCTTGCGCAATAAGAACATGGACCGGTCCGTAAACTTAAGTCAGAAATACCCCTAGATGCTATTAAATTGTATTGTTTTCTAGTAGGAGATGTTGGCCCAAACACTACCGAAGATACACGCAAACACACTTGTTTCACGCAGAAACATATACTACTTGCCGCAGCAACTTATCTGGAACTGATCCACTTGATCAGCTCCTTCCAAAGTGCCTATAGGTGCCTCAGGTTAGCCTACAAGCCTCTGGCTACAACAACAACTACACTCCAACCTGGGCAGTCCTCAAAGGCTACCTGCCAGCCAGCCAAACACTCTCTTCTTGAGTGTGGAGAGAACCACCAGACCACTCTCTTTGGTGCTGCTAGAACTCACAAGGGAGTCTATCCCTTCTCCTCTCTATTTATAGCGCTACTACACAGCCATAGTGGCTTACATGCCAAGGCTAAGGCTTGACTTGACTAGACTTGGTTCCTAAGGCAAAGACTAGACTTGGACCCTTAGTAATTTACATTTAGCTACTCAGCACTACTAGTCAAGATTACTGCTAACAAGAGATACAGTGTATTAAGAAAAAATGCTTTATTAATAATTTCATGGGCTTGATCAGGCCATGCTTGAGATGCATGCAAGGCTAGCCAAACTACGCTATTCCTGAACAGGTCTAATGTTCATGAATGGAGTAGGAAGGGGTTCTTTGGCTCTTGTGTAAGATGAGGGGACCATCCTTATTGCCTTTTATATCATGCCACTTCTGATGATTGAAATGATCATGTTTTTCTTTCACATGGTTTCATATTTTGTATCCTACCTCCCTGGTTGATCCTTTCTTACTTCTGTGCAGTGGCAGTGTCCAATATGTTTGAAGAATTACTCTATCGAGAACTTGATGATTGATCCTTATTTCAATCGGATTACTTCTTTGGTTGGTCTTTGCCACACATTTTCACATGCCTTTTGCTAGAATGTCATGTTTGttcattccttttttcattttgGATGTAGTTGCGCAATTGCAGTGAAGATGTTAATGAACTTGATGTTAAACCTGATGGGTCATGGCGTGTGAAGGGGGATGCTGCCACCAGAGAGCTATCTCAATGGCATATGCCTGATGGTACGCTTTGTGACTCACAGGAAGATACAAACCCTGGTGTGGAAAGTCTTAATGAATTCAAGAGAGAGGGTACTTCTGATGGACATAGAAGTCTTAAACTTGGAATCAAGAGAAATCCAAATGGAATATGGCAATTTAGCAGTAAGGCAGATGACAAGAAACCTTCTGTGGTTGGTAATCACATCCAGAACAACACTGGGTTTCCAGCACCAAACGCTATGATCAGTAGCCCCACTGGGAGTTACAAAGATGGAGAAGACGCAAGTGTGAACCAAGAAGGGGGTGGTATTCAATTTGATATATCACTGAACCAAGAGTTTGACAGTTTTCCTCGTAACTTTGGTCAGGCATACAATACAGAGGatagacagcagcagcagcagcaacagaatGCTGCAGATGTCATTGTTCTTAGTGATTCTGATGAAGAAAATGATGCTATTGTTCGCCCGCCAGCTGTCTATGAAAATACTGCTACAAATGGCAACAATTTTCCTTTTGCCACTAATGGTGCTAAATCTGGATATCCTGAAAGATACCAGGAGGATGCTGGCGTCGGTACAAGTGGCCTTGGTTTATTAAGCAGTAATGCTGGTGATTTTGAGATAAATAACTGGCAAATGCATTCTTATCCACAACCAGAGCAAGGGTTCCAGTTTTTTGGGACTGATACTGATGTTGCCAATCCTTTTGTTGCTTCACATAATTCCTTTAATATTGCACCAGAAGACTATTCTCTTGATTGTAATGTTGGCATAGAGGAGCCGTCAGCAGCTCACGATATTTCAATTATCCGGAACAGTAATGAAATGCATGGAAGCTTGGTTGGTAACCCATTGGCTTTAGCAGGCGATGATCCATCTTTGCAAATTTTGTTTCCAAGTCAACCTTCCACTGTTCCCCTTCAGGAAGAATTGAGCGAGCGTGCTAATGCTCCAAATGGGGTCCACCCTGATGATTGGAGGATCTCTCTTACACTTGCGGCAGGTGGAGGTGGCAATGAAGAGTCTACAAGTGTTGATGGTCTACAATCACAGCCAAAAGTTACATCTAAAGAGGCAGGGGTCGAGCCTTTAATTGATGCTGGTCTGTCTCCCTTTTTTGAATTTGattctttccttttttgttaTTGTTTTGTTCCTAAAGATAACGGTTTACTAcacttcctcttctttttgGTAGCCCGACAACCATTTTCAGGATCATCATGGTCAACTTTTCAAGGCAGGCATCTtaggtcatttttttttccatagaAGATGTGCAAAGTCTGATATTTTAAAACAAATCCGCGAAATTTATTGAATTCCCTAGTCACTTACTGGGAAAGAATTTTATCAACTTCAAGAATCAGCCTTTGATTACTTTTGGGTATTAGCTGCCATGTTGACGCCCCCCTTGCACTCAACATGATGTCTATATGCAAACTTATAACCTTGAACTGAATTTAATCTATACTGAATTTTCTGAAGATTTTCCATTTGTTACCAATTTATAATTGTTTAGCATGTGGACTGGTAATATCTGTAGGCTGTGGAGCATTACAATTTGCTGTGCTTGCACTTAAAACAGGTTCAATGATTCAATAATTACTAGAATATAAATAACTATGGAGCTTTAATGCGAGTCCATATTCTTTAAGCTGAATTTGTGGTATAAATTGAACGTTGATATTTTGAGTTTTTTACCTTCTAATTATTGCTGCTGCGTTCTCACCTTTGCCATTATACATGACATGTAGCCTTCAATTGTACATGTAACAGATTTGCTGGTTAATGTTATTGTTGTAACATTTTTGTTCTCGATTGCAGCTTCTGCTCTCCCAAGCACGAACAATGACAGATGCAATGGAGCGAATCTAAATCCAAGAAGgattgaaaatatattttctCATCCTCGCCAACCGCGGTCTGTTAGGCCTCGCCTGTGTTTATCATTAGATACTGATTCAGAGTAGCTTGGACAATGCATTGGAATTGCTGGGTTTGCTATTAATTTGGCAAAGTTGGCTTCCAGAATCTTGATTTTTTACTTTGGAGGGCTATCAGGTTATTCTGGTTGATACAAAGAGACACCAGTGTGGATGCTTTGTTGCCTCAACCTGGTGAGATCCAAGTGTTCTATACGATCCAAGTGGGATCTGCATAGAGTTCATCTGATGGTAAGGATAGGCGATCAGCTCTCTTTGGGTGATGGTTATAAGTTACTATATTTTATGAATTATGTTGCATTTTGTGAATCGACTGGTTGAGTGGTAACTAGACATGTTTAACACAGCATTGGTGATGGCCTACAAATTAAAAATAAAGTAGAGCTGGATAAATAAAAGTAAACAATAGCCGGTGGTACGATCTCATCACCAATTGAATCATCATGACCTAGGCTAACAATCTGGCCTCGAGACTCGAGTTTATTTTCATCTCTagacaaccccccccccccccccccccccccccccccccccccccccccaccgcGGTTAATCCATTCTTTCATACTTTGTTTATTGCTGCTTCCATTCAGTTTTATAAGGCGTAGTGTCACGACTGGATTTATATTCTGTGAGTTGTGTCACGACTGGATTTATATTTAAAATCAATGCTAATGATATGATTTTGTAACTATTAATAAAACTTTAACGGTATAATTTACGGTCAAATATCAGTCTTGCACGGTTTTAAACTATGCCTGGTAGAATGgagtattattttattttaaattcCCACAAAGATATCCTGGTTGCCCTTCCTTTAATTTTTCAATTTGTAGTGCAAATTTTATTTGTAAGTACAGAAATTGATTGCGACATCATCTTGCGTTATTCCAATGTAATTACCGTTTAGGACTGGAGGAGTCACGAATAGATGGCATTGCCTGATTGGAGGGTTTTGTATAGAAAACAAACCATGTAGCTCATGATTACAATATAGGTGTAAGCTGTGCCTGTCCATCTGCCTTAGAGGCAAAACTGTTAGCACCTGACTTGACATTTATCTAAATAGTAGGCTTTAACTGTTTATGTGAAATATGTTGATTCAAAATAGTTGTCTGATTGATTGTTTAGCATGAACTGAACCAAATGAGGATGCCTGTAGTTTCTTTTGCTATTTTGATGTTCAGGTGATGAAACCATGTGGTAACCGGTATATTTTCTGTATGCCAGGTTGGTACAGGATATTTTCTAACTGGGAGTGAAGGCTTAATGTGGCTAGCGGAGCAGGTTGTACATTTTTCCTGACATTTACTGGGTATAAGGAATAGGGGGGGCCATCGGTTGGCGCAAGACAAATACATGTGAATGTTTGTGTGTACCATCATTGTATTTAGGGTTTGGGTGCTAATTTAGATTGTTTATTACCCTGATGTTTGATGGAAAATAAATTATTCCTTGAAGTGGCGGTCAATAAACAGAGCCCTTCAGTTTTGACTTGGAGCTGCTGACCGTTAATATGTTTTGTGAAGAGGTTTTGTTCAGCTTAAGCTTCCGCGGAAGGGCAAATCAAACCAAAGTCATGGTTAGCAGAGGAATCAGCTTGCTGTGGAACGAGCATGTTGATGATTTTTTGTTTTTGATCTCCCAAATGGTAAGATTTGGCTTTACATCATGCTCAGATAGAGGAAATGTTTTTGGGTGCTCGTTTCTCAACATCACTGAACTGCGCGGGGTGGTGCCACAATATGGCTGTCTTTTCATTGGTCCGATACTCGGTTTACTCGGGGTGCAGTGCAGTTGCGCAGCTTATGAAATTACTAAGCTTGTTTTTTCAAACATAGGCGTTCTGGAGCATCTGCTGCTACCCATACATGTAGTTTTGTGAGCAAGGTCTGTCAGTTTTGTAAAGCCTAATTGTTGGAGCTGGCAGATAAATCATGGTCCGACCTGGGAACGGTGCGCCTAAGGCGTGCTTGAATAGTTGAATGTGTGGCAGAATTGACGAACATACGTGCATCTCTTTGATATCAGCTTGAGTCGATTGGTCGACGGGCAGGGAGGCCTCACCGGATAGAATGTCCTTGATGGCTGTTGCCTAACCGTCCCATCCAGGCAAAGGCCAGAGCCATCCAACTTGCACCTAGTGAGGCGTGGAAGGCAGCCTCGCGTTAAGTCTCGTAGATTTGCAACAGGGTGATTTTAGACGGTGCAAAATTAAGTGTGGCAGAACTGAGAATGTTTTGCTCTGTCCGGTGCTTTGTGGCCATCATCCTCAGTTGCCACTGCGTCTGTCTAGCAAACACTTCCTGTCGGTTCCACGGCCCCGCTGATCCGTTCGACTGAAAACGAGGAAATCACTCGGTGCAAGACTTCACCATGGTTACAGGGCAGGTGCCGGCTGGGGAAAAACGAAACCTACCCTTCATCAAGTGAGCAGATGGTACTCCCTCTTTTTTGATTTATAAAGGTATAAATACATATCAAGATTCAATTCTTACAATTTTTATCAATAATTtagtcatttttttttgcaaaacgtAAAGTTGAAATGGTTGGGTTtgtataatactccctccgtccaaaaaaaaaatcaattctaGCTATCTATCCGGAAGTGTATGTCCATATACATATCTATAATTGCATTCGTTTTGGGACAGAGGAAGTATATGATAAATGCATGATCAAAATATACTCTAGGAAATCATCCCTGAACCAATCCATGTGCATAAGATTAACATTTCCTTACCAAACTAATTTTGTGTACGAGTAAAAATGGGggtggaggggggggggggggggggggggcggtcgTAGAACTCCGATCCTTGACGCCACTTATGGTGAATTTGCCTCAAGAAATATAGTAGCAGCGCCGAACCCAACTCCCACCTCTGCAATATACCACCTC harbors:
- the LOC117847622 gene encoding E3 SUMO-protein ligase SIZ1 isoform X2, which translates into the protein MADLASTCKDKLAYFRIKELKDILNQLGLPKQGKKQDLVDRVLALLSDEQGQRHLGWGRKNALTREAVAKVVDDTYRKMQVQCAPDLASRSHSGSDFSHFRPKEEANDYYHVESKVRCLCSSTMLNDNMIKCEDAKCQVWQHMTCVLIPDRPTEGVSPEVPPHFYCELCRLSRADPFWLTIGNPLLPVKFMSSGVGNDGTSVSQSVEKTFQLSRSDRETIQRPEFELQVWCILINDKVQFRMQWPQYAELQVNGIPVRVVTRPGSQLLGINGRDDGPLVTTCSLREGINKISLSRVDTRTFCFGVRIVRRRTIAQVLSLIPKEGEGESFMDALARVRRCLGGGGATDNADSDSDLEVVTESVTVNLRCPNSGSRMRIAGRFKPCVHMGCFDLETFVELNQRSRKWQCPICLKNYSIENLMIDPYFNRITSLLRNCSEDVNELDVKPDGSWRVKGDAATRELSQWHMPDGTLCDSQEDTNPGVESLNEFKREGTSDGHRSLKLGIKRNPNGIWQFSSKADDKKPSVVGNHIQNNTGFPAPNAMISSPTGSYKDGEDASVNQEGGGIQFDISLNQEFDSFPRNFGQAYNTEDRQQQQQQQNAADVIVLSDSDEENDAIVRPPAVYENTATNGNNFPFATNGAKSGYPERYQEDAGVGTSGLGLLSSNAGDFEINNWQMHSYPQPEQGFQFFGTDTDVANPFVASHNSFNIAPEDYSLDCNVGIEEPSAAHDISIIRNSNEMHGSLVGNPLALAGDDPSLQILFPSQPSTVPLQEELSERANAPNGVHPDDWRISLTLAAGGGGNEESTSVDGLQSQPKVTSKEAGVEPLIDAARQPFSGSSWSTFQASALPSTNNDRCNGANLNPRRIENIFSHPRQPRSVRPRLCLSLDTDSE
- the LOC117847622 gene encoding E3 SUMO-protein ligase SIZ1 isoform X3 gives rise to the protein MADLASTCKDKLAYFRIKELKDILNQLGLPKQGKKQDLVDRVLALLSDEQGQRHLGWGRKNALTREAVAKVVDDTYSRKMQVQCAPDLASRSHSGSDFSHFRPKEEANDYYHVESKVRCLCSSTMLNDNMIKCEDAKCQVWQHMTCVLIPDRPTEGVSPEVPPHFYCELCRLSRADPFWLTIGNPLLPVKFMSSGVGNDGTSVSQSVEKTFQLSRSDRETIQRPEFELQVWCILINDKVQFRMQWPQYAELQVNGIPVRVVTRPGSQLLGINGRDDGPLVTTCSLREGINKISLSRVDTRTFCFGVRIVRRRTIAQVLSLIPKEGEGESFMDALARVRRCLGGGGATDNADSDSDLEVVTESVTVNLRCPNSGSRMRIAGRFKPCVHMGCFDLETFVELNQRSRKWQCPICLKNYSIENLMIDPYFNRITSLLRNCSEDVNELDVKPDGSWRVKGDAATRELSQWHMPDGTLCDSQEDTNPGVESLNEFKREGTSDGHRSLKLGIKRNPNGIWQFSSKADDKKPSVVGNHIQNNTGFPAPNAMISSPTGSYKDGEDASVNQEGGGIQFDISLNQEFDSFPRNFGQAYNTEDRQQQQQQQNAADVIVLSDSDEENDAIVRPPAVYENTATNGNNFPFATNGAKSGYPERYQEDAGVGTSGLGLLSSNAGDFEINNWQMHSYPQPEQGFQFFGTDTDVANPFVASHNSFNIAPEDYSLDCNVGIEEPSAAHDISIIRNSNEMHGSLVGNPLALAGDDPSLQILFPSQPSTVPLQEELSERANAPNGVHPDDWRISLTLAAGGGGNEESTSVDGLQSQPKVTSKEAGVEPLIDAASALPSTNNDRCNGANLNPRRIENIFSHPRQPRSVRPRLCLSLDTDSE